Proteins encoded by one window of Amaranthus tricolor cultivar Red isolate AtriRed21 chromosome 4, ASM2621246v1, whole genome shotgun sequence:
- the LOC130810139 gene encoding sm-like protein LSM3A: protein MAATEEESAVKEPLDLIRLSLDERIYVKLRSDRELRGKLHAYDQHLNMILGDVEEIVTTVEIDDETYEEIVRTTRRTVPFLFVRGDGVILVSPPLRTA from the exons ATGGCGGCCACAGAAGAGGAAAGCGCAGTGAAGGAGCCTCTCGATCTCATTCGTCTCAGTCTTGATGAACGTATTTACGTCAAGCTTCGTTCTGATCGTGAACTCCGTGGCAAACTCCAT GCTTACGATCAGCATCTGAATATGATTCTTGGAGATGTTGAAGAAATTGTGACTACCGTAGAAATTGATGATGAGACCTATGAGGAAATTGTTCGG ACTACAAGGAGGACTGTTCCATTTCTCTTTGTTAGAGGAGATGGAGTAATACTGGTGTCACCTCCTCTGAGGACAGCTTGA